The Plasmodium vinckei vinckei genome assembly, chromosome: PVVCY_05 region TTGGAACTTTTGGAATTCTTTCCTCTGATATGTCAGAATAAATGTTGTAACTATTATATTTCTCATCTTGTTCactttgttcattttttttattgtcaaTCTGCTTAGTTTGTAAAAATACTTTACGCATATTTTCCTTGTGGACAAAATCAGGCATTCCACTAGATGAACATGAAGGGTCTACAAATACAACATCTATATCCCCGATTTCTTGAAAATCCTTATGagttaattttaaaaaatcacaattatatatttttataattaattcattatttttatgtttaatataatatatattattttcattatttataaataaatcctttttatctatatttattttatcttcttCATCCATATTCTCATTAGTATAATAAccaatatattcattattttttaggaTTTCTCGAATTAATGTATAGCATCGtgttttacttttttctatacatattaaatatcctttatttttcaaattaagTAAACTTAGAATTGCTTTACTTCCAGGTGATGAACATACATCAACAATAGTCATACCTTTTTGTATATTCGCTGACTTAACAACTAAACCAGATGATTTATCTAAtattcttattttattatttttataatatatactatctattaaattttttaccttggttgtacatattttatataaattttcaacatcctcatcattttctataGGTAgcaatgtttttatttcattcaCTATATTTGGATTATcattcaaatatattataaaatattttgttaatatatttattttagcATCATTActactttttaaattattataaagttgaaatatttctttttctttttttaaaatctcTCTTTTTAATTCCCCTCCTCcgtcaattttttttcggtGTATTAACACACACAAAAGAACAATTCCAAGgtatttgtttttacatatttttgaCAAATAACTGTTgtaaattttgttaaatatATCCAAGTCTTCCATCGATTTATGCACAATGAAATATATCtgaaaatgtataaacgtacatatatatatatatacagatgttgtaaaatatattaatacatgTCCACATAATGTAGTAGAAAAATAACTTAAATAATATCCATACTCATTAGTATTTACCTTTTTTATAGAtttatcttcttttttaaatagaaCATCCTTTATTCCATCTCCTTTAGAACATTTCATCAACATTTGTGCAGCCTTCCTATAAATAAACGACATTGTATTTTAGCTATtcctttcttttttcttttttttttattattttggcCACCTTTTGTAACCTTGAAAATACATAACATTTAtgacttaaaaaatattccttGTTAATATGATATGCGCCACTTCCAAACAGCTAGCCGTATGGCACAAGTTCGTTCGTTTAATACgaacataaatatgtaatatattttaggCCTAAGCAAAGTTGcgcattttttgtttaaatggcaaaaagtaaaaataaacgaacaccacaaaaaatatacaaataattgaATGAATAATGAATGGGAGAGCaaaacaacaaaaaaaaaatattacccAGTAaggtatttaaaaaaaaaaaaaaaaaaaaaaaaaaaaaattatggcTAGCGCAAAACAATGTCGAGAAAATCTatgcataattttttttttttaattccctttttattattttttctcatcTCATTCCTTCTTTATAGTATGCCTTCTatcctctttttttttccactTTCTCAATTTTCTCTTCTATGAATGTATTATGGCGTCCCAATGTAACCCGAGGGAAAACTGCCCTCCTTCACTTTCTTACGAAAAGATACATGAACAgcaataaaatttttgacacactaaaaaaaaaaaatgaacaacACAATGATAATAAGAATAACGAAGGGGTAAATGAGAGTGTAGgagaaaaaatagaaataataaatattgatGAAAAGATTTTTCAgcaaacaaatataatgcAAGAACAAAATGATGAACATGCTGAAATTAAAGAAGATATAAtgtatgaaaatataaaatcttttaaaaatatggacATTAAAACGTTTATTCAACAAACTTTGGATTATTATAGTTCAAACCaacttaataaaaatgataattttttagaacaaaatggatataataatataaataccaAAAGTGATGACACCACTAATGAagtagaaaataaatattcctctgaaatttataaaaataatgaacaaagtaataaagaaaataattataaaaatgaaaaaaaaaatatatacgaTGATATGACACCTGCACAAAGGTtttatgaagaaaataaagacaAACTAATGAAAGAATGcatgaaatattataacgaaagaaatgaaaaaataaataaaaataatgaaaatatagaaaatccaaatatatattatgatgaAACATATGGAAatgattattataattccATAAGAGATCCTATTGTAAGACCCAAggataattatttatttgactATGAAAATGAGGAAGAAAACGGAGAGGATAATGAAGATTTAGAATTGGAAAAAGGAATAATGCCAACAATAGAACAAGTTGTatgtattttaaaacatgaaaaagtaaaaaatattaaagttatagatttaaataaatgcgGAAGAAGAGATATTGGtatgtttttaattttatgtaCAGGCAATACAGctaaacataataaaaaagttggAAAACTAATtagtaaaatttttatagatTTAGAAATACcatatatttcaaatataatatattgttattGTAATAAATCAGATGATTGGATTATTTCTCATTGTGGTcctttaaaaatacatatagtAACAAAAGAATTAAGAGATAGATATgatattgaaaatttatttctttaccCTCATGAacattttgataataaaaatttccCTTCCTTTTTCGATTACACTCCTGGCATTCCTCCTCCATATATTGTCCGAAGTAACAGCACATTGGGTTCGTACCATAATGACAATCTTTATCAAAAATTCATTGCCGATGtttgaaaaaaagtaatgaaaaatagccagaaaataaagaagaatTGCTAATTTAGCTGTTTCAAATTtgttggaaaaaaaatatttatctatatttacaaaGAAATAAGCATGCACATGTaagaataattttatacatGACAAATATCTAAGCATACTCTATTTttgcaaatatatataagacaTGCACAGAGATAAAAAAAGCGGCATTGAAAATGAGGaagttattataaattttccattttcttactatataaaaatgtagataaaattgtaaaaaccTATTTTAAATCCAAAACAAAGTAATGATTCCAtcttgaaaaataaaaaaaaaacggtgaaaaaaaataaataaaatctATGCCTTATACTAATGGGCAAACATAGGTATCTTTCAATAAACACAAAAGCAATctgtttattttaatttaaaaaaagaatgaaTGATcgtatattaaaaaagaaaaatacaatCTCTGAAAATATTAGAGAGACAAAGGAAGAAAgggtaaataaaaaaacacacacaaaataaaaattataaaaattgtaaaaattgaaaaagatTATGCATCCCATTAATGactacaatttttaaactGATCAGATTTTAAAAAGgtttgaagaaaataaaataaaatgggaAAAGGAAAGCAAAATACTTAtggaaaaaacaaacaaaaagGATACCCTAGCAGATCAGGGAGAAAAATacagagaaaaaaatgaggtAACACATCCTAAAAAGTAGAAGAATACATATGCTCATATTTCTTTTCAATTCAATTTCTACATCCTACCTTCTCttttacttaaaaaatagctaAACACATTACTggaatatttaaagaagGAAGATGAGAGGAAAGTTCAATgggaaaataatttaagaATGGAAcctgaaaaaataaagtttcAAAAAACGACgagaaaattaaatatatacaataaaatattgaaagaaaacaaaaataatatatttgataaagtttttgaaaataaagaaaaaaataatgaagacTATGTTTATGTAACAAATAAagatgcaaaaaaaaaagaatatcaagaaattattgttaataaaataaaaaataatttagaattttttttatctaatTTTGCTATACCATTATctgataatttatatatccaAGGAAAACCAATTGAAGAGGAAAATGTTGAACCAgatgtaataaataaactttCAACCAACGAGAGAATAGCATTAGACAATTTGGAAAAGGAAACAGATCCGTTAGATCTAGATAAGCCAGAACAAGCTAATTCGATAGAGCatgaaaatgtaaataaatcatCTGACGATGAtccaataaaaataaattgttcatgcataaatatagaaaataatggagaagacataataaataaatttatattcctacaaaatataacatcATCAacaatcatatatataataagttttaaaaataaaatgaaaataaaaaatagcatattaaaattaaatgatgtattatatttaagtaaaaaaaaaaattatgatctttttatttttccaaaGACAGGATATATAAAACCAGGagaaacaataaaaattaattttaattttatttttgattcTTTCTCATATTCTTTTGGCTTGATTCAAattaaatgtttttataaaaataaaatttgtaaaaaaaatatttatatatctataaatCCATTTACTGAAATGTTAGATAGTTTTgcaaatggaaaaataacacaaagtgataaaaaaaaaacaaaaaaattaataaaaaaaaataataactttAAACTTTTAAGTAAGCATACTATTACACAAAATAAGACACCATTTccaaataaacaaaaattagaaaatgtaataaaaaatatatattcagattataatataagtataaatagttttgaaaattttgtaaaaaaaaaaaaagaaaatataaatgactcattaaaaatgatagaaaaaaacaaagttCCTACAAATCAATTGGATAACATATATGACAAAATAATTGGTAGCAACATTTGCCAATccgatttaaaaaataatatgaatgtttttttttatcacacaaaaaataaaactttaCAATACATCAAAGAGGTTGGTAGTAATAGTGAAGtctcattttttaacattaaCACAGATGATTATATTAACTTTGAAtcaaacatatttaattataagtTAGAAACAACTTTA contains the following coding sequences:
- a CDS encoding ribosomal silencing factor RsfS, putative, which translates into the protein MNSNKIFDTLKKKNEQHNDNKNNEGVNESVGEKIEIINIDEKIFQQTNIMQEQNDEHAEIKEDIMYENIKSFKNMDIKTFIQQTLDYYSSNQLNKNDNFLEQNGYNNINTKSDDTTNEVENKYSSEIYKNNEQSNKENNYKNEKKNIYDDMTPAQRFYEENKDKLMKECMKYYNERNEKINKNNENIENPNIYYDETYGNDYYNSIRDPIVRPKDNYLFDYENEEENGEDNEDLELEKGIMPTIEQVVCILKHEKVKNIKVIDLNKCGRRDIGMFLILCTGNTAKHNKKVGKLISKIFIDLEIPYISNIIYCYCNKSDDWIISHCGPLKIHIVTKELRDRYDIENLFLYPHEHFDNKNFPSFFDYTPGIPPPYIVRSNSTLGSYHNDNLYQKFIADV
- a CDS encoding rRNA (cytosine-C(5))-methyltransferase, putative, whose product is MSFIYRKAAQMLMKCSKGDGIKDVLFKKEDKSIKKIYFIVHKSMEDLDIFNKIYNSYLSKICKNKYLGIVLLCVLIHRKKIDGGGELKREILKKEKEIFQLYNNLKSSNDAKINILTKYFIIYLNDNPNIVNEIKTLLPIENDEDVENLYKICTTKVKNLIDSIYYKNNKIRILDKSSGLVVKSANIQKGMTIVDVCSSPGSKAILSLLNLKNKGYLICIEKSKTRCYTLIREILKNNEYIGYYTNENMDEEDKINIDKKDLFINNENNIYYIKHKNNELIIKIYNCDFLKLTHKDFQEIGDIDVVFVDPSCSSSGMPDFVHKENMRKVFLQTKQIDNKKNEQSEQDEKYNSYNIYSDISEERIPKVPNTLIDKIKNLSDFQKDILNHALVNIKTAKTFIYSTCSFFEEENEQVIKNVLEKNLNFYIENAGTDKFLFKNGKYEFSDKCVRTFPNRDNCRGIFICKMCRK